The following are encoded in a window of Drosophila simulans strain w501 chromosome 3L, Prin_Dsim_3.1, whole genome shotgun sequence genomic DNA:
- the LOC6740503 gene encoding G-protein coupled receptor Mth2 isoform X1 — MPKKIHQPGGSLYCGVTLLGVLCLVVFRLIPGIPFGTYVMAERDHYHTIDDPNVPCNFYDTVNLTGHRLFPNGSYDYYGTIVPAELVGTYDYIHSSLTERIEVREHVRGCVCKFKSCLNICCPWRQVFNSEVDGCIIDHTDNRTWPDPPMLNITFRNESTILVNMFTQFAIQSFRPCPKMFSLQPETSSWDDYLLFENGSMLRVDDKLLIRKNEFCMVPTYVNESDMFYTIHPANCDMQDDHSTVKIINSYAMMFSIPFMMLTIAVYLLIPELRNQHGKSLVCYLIGLTVGYSSLCYVQLYQVDATGVTCKVFGYTAYFFFMGAYMWLSVISFDLWHNFRGTRGINRFQEKKRFLFYSLYSWGIALVFLAFTYCAQQLSNLPDNLKPGIGDGVYCWLDMSNWAAMIYFYGPILAIVVANTIMFIMTAIKIHGVQREMARIIASENSTKNLRTEKDKFGLFLRLFLIMGITWLTELISYFVGSDKGWSKLFYISDLANAMQGFLIFMLFVMKKKVKHLITNRTIRVRSLRQTESVTMGPTSFSMKQRFMDASNQIRKLVVIRNAFANGSTSGIHSHEV; from the exons ATGCCGAAGAAAATCCATCAGCCTGGAGGTTCCCTCTACTGCGGAGTTACATTGCTGGGCGTCCTGTGCTTAGTCGTGTTCCGGTTGATTCCGGGGATTCCCTTCGGCACTTACGTTATGGCCGAGAGAGACCACTACCACACCATAGACGATCCAAATGTGCCCTGTAATTTCTACGATACGGTGAACCTGACGGGCCATAGGCTCTTTCCCAACGGAAGCTATGATTACTACGGCACAATAGTTCCTGCAGAATTGGTCGGGACGTACGACTACATACACAGCTCGCTAACGGAGCGCATAGAGGTTCGGGAACACGTGAGGGGATGCGTCTGCAAGTTCAAGTCCTGCCTGAATATCTGCTGCCCGTGGCGGCAGGTCTTTAACTCTGAGGTTGACGGATGCATAATAGACCACACGGACAACCGAACGTGGCCAGATCCGCCTATGCTCAATATAACCTTCCGCAACGAGTCTACGATATTGGTCAACATGTTCACGCAGTTTGCTATCCAAAGCTTCAGACCCTGCCCCAAGATGTTTTCCCTGCAGCCAGAGACCAGCAGTTGGGATGACTATCTACTCTTCGAGAACGGATCCATGCTCCGTGTGGACGATAAACTGCTAATCAGGAAGAACGAGTTCTGCATGGTTCCGACCTACGTCAACGAATCGGACATGTTCTACACCATACATCCGGCCAATTGTGACATGCAGGACGACCATAGCACGGTAAAGATTATCAACTCGTATG CCATGATGTTCTCCATTCCCTTCATGATGCTGACCATAGCCGTTTACCTATTGATTCCCGAGCTACGCAACCAGCACGGGAAGAGCTTGGTCTGCTATCTAATAGGTCTCACCGTGGGTTACTCCTCGCTGTGCTACGTGCAACTCTATCAAGTTGATGCCACGGGTGTTACATGCAAAGTGTTCGGATACACAGCCTATTTCTTTTTCATGGGCGCCTACATGTGGCTAAGTGTCATCAGCTTTGACTTGTGGCACAATTTCCGAGGGACGAGAGGAATTAACCGATTCCAGGAGAAGAAACGCTTCCTGTTTTATTCGCTGTACTCTTGGGGTATTGCCCTAGTTTTCCTGGCCTTCACCTATTGCGCCCAGCAACTTTCCAATTTGCCCGACAACCTAAAGCCAGGTATTGGGGATGGCGTTTACTGCTGGCTGGATATGAGCAACTGGGCAGCCATGATCTATTTCTACGGTCCCATTCTGGCGATCGTTGTTGCCAACACCATCATGTTCATAATGACTGCGATCAAGATTCACGGCGTGCAGCGCGAGATGGCCCGGATAATTGCGAGTGAGAACAGCACGAAGAACCTACGAACCGAGAAGGACAA ATTCGGCTTGTTCTTGCGCCTCTTTCTCATAATGGGCATCACCTGGCTCACGGAGCTCATCTCGTACTTCGTGGGCAGCGACAAGGGGTGGTCTAAGCTCTTCTATATCTCGGATCTGGCCAATGCGATGCAGGGCTTTCTCATATTCATGTTGTTTGTGATGAAGAAGAAGGTCAAGCACTTGATCACAAACAG AACGATACGTGTGCGCAGTCTGCGGCAGACTGAGAGCGTAACGATGGGACCGACTTCGTTCTCGATGAAGCAGCGGTTTATGGACGCCTCCAACCAGATCCGCAAGCTGGTGGTGATCCGCAACGCCTTTGCCAATGGATCCACCAGTGGTATTCATTCACACGAAGTCTGA
- the LOC6740503 gene encoding G-protein coupled receptor Mth2 isoform X5, with protein sequence MDNSQTVIINQIISESKAKNLRSRIAGHLTSIMPKKIHQPGGSLYCGVTLLGVLCLVVFRLIPGIPFGTYVMAERDHYHTIDDPNVPCNFYDTVNLTGHRLFPNGSYDYYGTIVPAELVGTYDYIHSSLTERIEVREHVRGCVCKFKSCLNICCPWRQVFNSEVDGCIIDHTDNRTWPDPPMLNITFRNESTILVNMFTQFAIQSFRPCPKMFSLQPETSSWDDYLLFENGSMLRVDDKLLIRKNEFCMVPTYVNESDMFYTIHPANCDMQDDHSTVKIINSYAMMFSIPFMMLTIAVYLLIPELRNQHGKSLVCYLIGLTVGYSSLCYVQLYQVDATGVTCKVFGYTAYFFFMGAYMWLSVISFDLWHNFRGTRGINRFQEKKRFLFYSLYSWGIALVFLAFTYCAQQLSNLPDNLKPGIGDGVYCWLDMSNWAAMIYFYGPILAIVVANTIMFIMTAIKIHGVQREMARIIASENSTKNLRTEKDKFGLFLRLFLIMGITWLTELISYFVGSDKGWSKLFYISDLANAMQGFLIFMLFVMKKKVKHLITNRTIRVRSLRQTESVTMGPTSFSMKQRFMDASNQIRKLVVIRNAFANGSTSGIHSHEV encoded by the exons ATGGACAATTCGCAAACTGTGATAATCAACCAGATAATAAGCGAGTCCAAAGCCAAAAACCTAAGAAGTCGCATAGCCGGTCATCT AACCTCCATCATGCCGAAGAAAATCCATCAGCCTGGAGGTTCCCTCTACTGCGGAGTTACATTGCTGGGCGTCCTGTGCTTAGTCGTGTTCCGGTTGATTCCGGGGATTCCCTTCGGCACTTACGTTATGGCCGAGAGAGACCACTACCACACCATAGACGATCCAAATGTGCCCTGTAATTTCTACGATACGGTGAACCTGACGGGCCATAGGCTCTTTCCCAACGGAAGCTATGATTACTACGGCACAATAGTTCCTGCAGAATTGGTCGGGACGTACGACTACATACACAGCTCGCTAACGGAGCGCATAGAGGTTCGGGAACACGTGAGGGGATGCGTCTGCAAGTTCAAGTCCTGCCTGAATATCTGCTGCCCGTGGCGGCAGGTCTTTAACTCTGAGGTTGACGGATGCATAATAGACCACACGGACAACCGAACGTGGCCAGATCCGCCTATGCTCAATATAACCTTCCGCAACGAGTCTACGATATTGGTCAACATGTTCACGCAGTTTGCTATCCAAAGCTTCAGACCCTGCCCCAAGATGTTTTCCCTGCAGCCAGAGACCAGCAGTTGGGATGACTATCTACTCTTCGAGAACGGATCCATGCTCCGTGTGGACGATAAACTGCTAATCAGGAAGAACGAGTTCTGCATGGTTCCGACCTACGTCAACGAATCGGACATGTTCTACACCATACATCCGGCCAATTGTGACATGCAGGACGACCATAGCACGGTAAAGATTATCAACTCGTATG CCATGATGTTCTCCATTCCCTTCATGATGCTGACCATAGCCGTTTACCTATTGATTCCCGAGCTACGCAACCAGCACGGGAAGAGCTTGGTCTGCTATCTAATAGGTCTCACCGTGGGTTACTCCTCGCTGTGCTACGTGCAACTCTATCAAGTTGATGCCACGGGTGTTACATGCAAAGTGTTCGGATACACAGCCTATTTCTTTTTCATGGGCGCCTACATGTGGCTAAGTGTCATCAGCTTTGACTTGTGGCACAATTTCCGAGGGACGAGAGGAATTAACCGATTCCAGGAGAAGAAACGCTTCCTGTTTTATTCGCTGTACTCTTGGGGTATTGCCCTAGTTTTCCTGGCCTTCACCTATTGCGCCCAGCAACTTTCCAATTTGCCCGACAACCTAAAGCCAGGTATTGGGGATGGCGTTTACTGCTGGCTGGATATGAGCAACTGGGCAGCCATGATCTATTTCTACGGTCCCATTCTGGCGATCGTTGTTGCCAACACCATCATGTTCATAATGACTGCGATCAAGATTCACGGCGTGCAGCGCGAGATGGCCCGGATAATTGCGAGTGAGAACAGCACGAAGAACCTACGAACCGAGAAGGACAA ATTCGGCTTGTTCTTGCGCCTCTTTCTCATAATGGGCATCACCTGGCTCACGGAGCTCATCTCGTACTTCGTGGGCAGCGACAAGGGGTGGTCTAAGCTCTTCTATATCTCGGATCTGGCCAATGCGATGCAGGGCTTTCTCATATTCATGTTGTTTGTGATGAAGAAGAAGGTCAAGCACTTGATCACAAACAG AACGATACGTGTGCGCAGTCTGCGGCAGACTGAGAGCGTAACGATGGGACCGACTTCGTTCTCGATGAAGCAGCGGTTTATGGACGCCTCCAACCAGATCCGCAAGCTGGTGGTGATCCGCAACGCCTTTGCCAATGGATCCACCAGTGGTATTCATTCACACGAAGTCTGA
- the LOC6740503 gene encoding probable G-protein coupled receptor Mth-like 10 isoform X4 has product MPKKIHQPGGSLYCGVTLLGVLCLVVFRLIPGIPFGTYVMAERDHYHTIDDPNVPCNFYDTVNLTGHRLFPNGSYDYYGTIVPAELVGTYDYIHSSLTERIEVREHVRGCVCKFKSCLNICCPWRQVFNSEVDGCIIDHTDNRTWPDPPMLNITFRNESTILVNMFTQFAIQSFRPCPKMFSLQPETSSWDDYLLFENGSMLRVDDKLLIRKNEFCMVPTYVNESDMFYTIHPANCDMQDDHSTVKIINSYAMMFSIPFMMLTIAVYLLIPELRNQHGKSLVCYLIGLTVGYSSLCYVQLYQVDATGVTCKVFGYTAYFFFMGAYMWLSVISFDLWHNFRGTRGINRFQEKKRFLFYSLYSWGIALVFLAFTYCAQQLSNLPDNLKPGIGDGVYCWLDMSNWAAMIYFYGPILAIVVANTIMFIMTAIKIHGVQREMARIIASENSTKNLRTEKDKFGLFLRLFLIMGITWLTELISYFVGSDKGWSKLFYISDLANAMQGFLIFMLFVMKKKVKHLITNRLLSILLKLKLNTNRHCLQTNSKPNTDSQHSTESPAA; this is encoded by the exons ATGCCGAAGAAAATCCATCAGCCTGGAGGTTCCCTCTACTGCGGAGTTACATTGCTGGGCGTCCTGTGCTTAGTCGTGTTCCGGTTGATTCCGGGGATTCCCTTCGGCACTTACGTTATGGCCGAGAGAGACCACTACCACACCATAGACGATCCAAATGTGCCCTGTAATTTCTACGATACGGTGAACCTGACGGGCCATAGGCTCTTTCCCAACGGAAGCTATGATTACTACGGCACAATAGTTCCTGCAGAATTGGTCGGGACGTACGACTACATACACAGCTCGCTAACGGAGCGCATAGAGGTTCGGGAACACGTGAGGGGATGCGTCTGCAAGTTCAAGTCCTGCCTGAATATCTGCTGCCCGTGGCGGCAGGTCTTTAACTCTGAGGTTGACGGATGCATAATAGACCACACGGACAACCGAACGTGGCCAGATCCGCCTATGCTCAATATAACCTTCCGCAACGAGTCTACGATATTGGTCAACATGTTCACGCAGTTTGCTATCCAAAGCTTCAGACCCTGCCCCAAGATGTTTTCCCTGCAGCCAGAGACCAGCAGTTGGGATGACTATCTACTCTTCGAGAACGGATCCATGCTCCGTGTGGACGATAAACTGCTAATCAGGAAGAACGAGTTCTGCATGGTTCCGACCTACGTCAACGAATCGGACATGTTCTACACCATACATCCGGCCAATTGTGACATGCAGGACGACCATAGCACGGTAAAGATTATCAACTCGTATG CCATGATGTTCTCCATTCCCTTCATGATGCTGACCATAGCCGTTTACCTATTGATTCCCGAGCTACGCAACCAGCACGGGAAGAGCTTGGTCTGCTATCTAATAGGTCTCACCGTGGGTTACTCCTCGCTGTGCTACGTGCAACTCTATCAAGTTGATGCCACGGGTGTTACATGCAAAGTGTTCGGATACACAGCCTATTTCTTTTTCATGGGCGCCTACATGTGGCTAAGTGTCATCAGCTTTGACTTGTGGCACAATTTCCGAGGGACGAGAGGAATTAACCGATTCCAGGAGAAGAAACGCTTCCTGTTTTATTCGCTGTACTCTTGGGGTATTGCCCTAGTTTTCCTGGCCTTCACCTATTGCGCCCAGCAACTTTCCAATTTGCCCGACAACCTAAAGCCAGGTATTGGGGATGGCGTTTACTGCTGGCTGGATATGAGCAACTGGGCAGCCATGATCTATTTCTACGGTCCCATTCTGGCGATCGTTGTTGCCAACACCATCATGTTCATAATGACTGCGATCAAGATTCACGGCGTGCAGCGCGAGATGGCCCGGATAATTGCGAGTGAGAACAGCACGAAGAACCTACGAACCGAGAAGGACAA ATTCGGCTTGTTCTTGCGCCTCTTTCTCATAATGGGCATCACCTGGCTCACGGAGCTCATCTCGTACTTCGTGGGCAGCGACAAGGGGTGGTCTAAGCTCTTCTATATCTCGGATCTGGCCAATGCGATGCAGGGCTTTCTCATATTCATGTTGTTTGTGATGAAGAAGAAGGTCAAGCACTTGATCACAAACAG ACTGCTTTCGATATTGCTTAAACTCAAGCTCAACACCAACAGACACTGCCTGCAGACTAACTCTAAACCGAACACTGACAGCCAACACAGCACTGAATCTCCAGCCGCCTAG
- the LOC6740503 gene encoding G-protein coupled receptor Mth2 isoform X2: MPKKIHQPGGSLYCGVTLLGVLCLVVFRLIPGIPFGTYVMAERDHYHTIDDPNVPCNFYDTVNLTGHRLFPNGSYDYYGTIVPAELVGTYDYIHSSLTERIEVREHVRGCVCKFKSCLNICCPWRQVFNSEVDGCIIDHTDNRTWPDPPMLNITFRNESTILVNMFTQFAIQSFRPCPKMFSLQPETSSWDDYLLFENGSMLRVDDKLLIRKNEFCMVPTYVNESDMFYTIHPANCDMQDDHSTVKIINSYAMMFSIPFMMLTIAVYLLIPELRNQHGKSLVCYLIGLTVGYSSLCYVQLYQVDATGVTCKVFGYTAYFFFMGAYMWLSVISFDLWHNFRGTRGINRFQEKKRFLFYSLYSWGIALVFLAFTYCAQQLSNLPDNLKPGIGDGVYCWLDMSNWAAMIYFYGPILAIVVANTIMFIMTAIKIHGVQREMARIIASENSTKNLRTEKDKFGLFLRLFLIMGITWLTELISYFVGSDKGWSKLFYISDLANAMQGFLIFMLFVMKKKVKHLITNRCSSVRDGSNQRQSQYSTKTTSSSVANLSLHEKPSVEKPLVISSSVDPQKTTIFR; this comes from the exons ATGCCGAAGAAAATCCATCAGCCTGGAGGTTCCCTCTACTGCGGAGTTACATTGCTGGGCGTCCTGTGCTTAGTCGTGTTCCGGTTGATTCCGGGGATTCCCTTCGGCACTTACGTTATGGCCGAGAGAGACCACTACCACACCATAGACGATCCAAATGTGCCCTGTAATTTCTACGATACGGTGAACCTGACGGGCCATAGGCTCTTTCCCAACGGAAGCTATGATTACTACGGCACAATAGTTCCTGCAGAATTGGTCGGGACGTACGACTACATACACAGCTCGCTAACGGAGCGCATAGAGGTTCGGGAACACGTGAGGGGATGCGTCTGCAAGTTCAAGTCCTGCCTGAATATCTGCTGCCCGTGGCGGCAGGTCTTTAACTCTGAGGTTGACGGATGCATAATAGACCACACGGACAACCGAACGTGGCCAGATCCGCCTATGCTCAATATAACCTTCCGCAACGAGTCTACGATATTGGTCAACATGTTCACGCAGTTTGCTATCCAAAGCTTCAGACCCTGCCCCAAGATGTTTTCCCTGCAGCCAGAGACCAGCAGTTGGGATGACTATCTACTCTTCGAGAACGGATCCATGCTCCGTGTGGACGATAAACTGCTAATCAGGAAGAACGAGTTCTGCATGGTTCCGACCTACGTCAACGAATCGGACATGTTCTACACCATACATCCGGCCAATTGTGACATGCAGGACGACCATAGCACGGTAAAGATTATCAACTCGTATG CCATGATGTTCTCCATTCCCTTCATGATGCTGACCATAGCCGTTTACCTATTGATTCCCGAGCTACGCAACCAGCACGGGAAGAGCTTGGTCTGCTATCTAATAGGTCTCACCGTGGGTTACTCCTCGCTGTGCTACGTGCAACTCTATCAAGTTGATGCCACGGGTGTTACATGCAAAGTGTTCGGATACACAGCCTATTTCTTTTTCATGGGCGCCTACATGTGGCTAAGTGTCATCAGCTTTGACTTGTGGCACAATTTCCGAGGGACGAGAGGAATTAACCGATTCCAGGAGAAGAAACGCTTCCTGTTTTATTCGCTGTACTCTTGGGGTATTGCCCTAGTTTTCCTGGCCTTCACCTATTGCGCCCAGCAACTTTCCAATTTGCCCGACAACCTAAAGCCAGGTATTGGGGATGGCGTTTACTGCTGGCTGGATATGAGCAACTGGGCAGCCATGATCTATTTCTACGGTCCCATTCTGGCGATCGTTGTTGCCAACACCATCATGTTCATAATGACTGCGATCAAGATTCACGGCGTGCAGCGCGAGATGGCCCGGATAATTGCGAGTGAGAACAGCACGAAGAACCTACGAACCGAGAAGGACAA ATTCGGCTTGTTCTTGCGCCTCTTTCTCATAATGGGCATCACCTGGCTCACGGAGCTCATCTCGTACTTCGTGGGCAGCGACAAGGGGTGGTCTAAGCTCTTCTATATCTCGGATCTGGCCAATGCGATGCAGGGCTTTCTCATATTCATGTTGTTTGTGATGAAGAAGAAGGTCAAGCACTTGATCACAAACAG ATGCTCGAGTGTTCGCGATGGCAGCAACCAACGTCAGAGCCAGTACTCCACCAAGACCACGTCGAGCAGCGTGGCCAATCTGTCGCTGCACGAGAAGCCATCGGTGGAGAAGCCGCTAGTGATCAGCTCGAGCGTAGATCCGCAGAAAACTACCATCTTCCGCTGA
- the LOC6740503 gene encoding G-protein coupled receptor Mth2 isoform X3, giving the protein MPKKIHQPGGSLYCGVTLLGVLCLVVFRLIPGIPFGTYVMAERDHYHTIDDPNVPCNFYDTVNLTGHRLFPNGSYDYYGTIVPAELVGTYDYIHSSLTERIEVREHVRGCVCKFKSCLNICCPWRQVFNSEVDGCIIDHTDNRTWPDPPMLNITFRNESTILVNMFTQFAIQSFRPCPKMFSLQPETSSWDDYLLFENGSMLRVDDKLLIRKNEFCMVPTYVNESDMFYTIHPANCDMQDDHSTVKIINSYAMMFSIPFMMLTIAVYLLIPELRNQHGKSLVCYLIGLTVGYSSLCYVQLYQVDATGVTCKVFGYTAYFFFMGAYMWLSVISFDLWHNFRGTRGINRFQEKKRFLFYSLYSWGIALVFLAFTYCAQQLSNLPDNLKPGIGDGVYCWLDMSNWAAMIYFYGPILAIVVANTIMFIMTAIKIHGVQREMARIIASENSTKNLRTEKDKFGLFLRLFLIMGITWLTELISYFVGSDKGWSKLFYISDLANAMQGFLIFMLFVMKKKVKHLITNRLLEKRRSNGLSSTTTSTSITSDANVLPRKLHLKAVDKAGSNATDPVPTPKIAI; this is encoded by the exons ATGCCGAAGAAAATCCATCAGCCTGGAGGTTCCCTCTACTGCGGAGTTACATTGCTGGGCGTCCTGTGCTTAGTCGTGTTCCGGTTGATTCCGGGGATTCCCTTCGGCACTTACGTTATGGCCGAGAGAGACCACTACCACACCATAGACGATCCAAATGTGCCCTGTAATTTCTACGATACGGTGAACCTGACGGGCCATAGGCTCTTTCCCAACGGAAGCTATGATTACTACGGCACAATAGTTCCTGCAGAATTGGTCGGGACGTACGACTACATACACAGCTCGCTAACGGAGCGCATAGAGGTTCGGGAACACGTGAGGGGATGCGTCTGCAAGTTCAAGTCCTGCCTGAATATCTGCTGCCCGTGGCGGCAGGTCTTTAACTCTGAGGTTGACGGATGCATAATAGACCACACGGACAACCGAACGTGGCCAGATCCGCCTATGCTCAATATAACCTTCCGCAACGAGTCTACGATATTGGTCAACATGTTCACGCAGTTTGCTATCCAAAGCTTCAGACCCTGCCCCAAGATGTTTTCCCTGCAGCCAGAGACCAGCAGTTGGGATGACTATCTACTCTTCGAGAACGGATCCATGCTCCGTGTGGACGATAAACTGCTAATCAGGAAGAACGAGTTCTGCATGGTTCCGACCTACGTCAACGAATCGGACATGTTCTACACCATACATCCGGCCAATTGTGACATGCAGGACGACCATAGCACGGTAAAGATTATCAACTCGTATG CCATGATGTTCTCCATTCCCTTCATGATGCTGACCATAGCCGTTTACCTATTGATTCCCGAGCTACGCAACCAGCACGGGAAGAGCTTGGTCTGCTATCTAATAGGTCTCACCGTGGGTTACTCCTCGCTGTGCTACGTGCAACTCTATCAAGTTGATGCCACGGGTGTTACATGCAAAGTGTTCGGATACACAGCCTATTTCTTTTTCATGGGCGCCTACATGTGGCTAAGTGTCATCAGCTTTGACTTGTGGCACAATTTCCGAGGGACGAGAGGAATTAACCGATTCCAGGAGAAGAAACGCTTCCTGTTTTATTCGCTGTACTCTTGGGGTATTGCCCTAGTTTTCCTGGCCTTCACCTATTGCGCCCAGCAACTTTCCAATTTGCCCGACAACCTAAAGCCAGGTATTGGGGATGGCGTTTACTGCTGGCTGGATATGAGCAACTGGGCAGCCATGATCTATTTCTACGGTCCCATTCTGGCGATCGTTGTTGCCAACACCATCATGTTCATAATGACTGCGATCAAGATTCACGGCGTGCAGCGCGAGATGGCCCGGATAATTGCGAGTGAGAACAGCACGAAGAACCTACGAACCGAGAAGGACAA ATTCGGCTTGTTCTTGCGCCTCTTTCTCATAATGGGCATCACCTGGCTCACGGAGCTCATCTCGTACTTCGTGGGCAGCGACAAGGGGTGGTCTAAGCTCTTCTATATCTCGGATCTGGCCAATGCGATGCAGGGCTTTCTCATATTCATGTTGTTTGTGATGAAGAAGAAGGTCAAGCACTTGATCACAAACAG ACTCCTGGAGAAGAGGCGCTCGAATGGCCTGAGCTCGACCACAACCTCGACTTCCATCACTTCTGACGCGAATGTGCTGCCAAGAAAGCTGCACCTTAAGGCTGTTGACAAGGCCGGTAGCAATGCCACCGACCCGGTTCCGACCCCGAAGATAGCCATCTAA